From the Nostoc sp. PCC 7107 genome, the window GAACAATTATCTGTAGAAATAGATACATCTAATTCTTGGAGACTAACTCCTAAAAATCAGGAAAGTAATAGTGAGAATGAGTGAAATAGAGTGCTAGTTTTCACCTACTTGCTACTAATAATATAAATTTTAAGTATAATTAATAACTCTTAAATCACCCCATAAAAGACAAAAAGTTAATAAATTTCCCGGTTAAGTCCAGAGATAACCGTTATTAAACCTAGGGAATATCAGTAAAGTGTGTTAATTGACATTGCACATCTAAATTCCCAAATTAATTAAATTGGGTGCTAATTAAATCTAGGTGGAATGCTGGTGGAAAGCAACTTATGAAGCTGCGGTTATGGGAGCAAAAGCGGGTGAAGGTGAGAAAAACATTGACTATAGTTGTGCTGACTGTGTTGAGTGCAATGACTCTTGTCTCTTGTAATCGAGACAAGAGTGTGCTTGTGACAGAAATAGGCTTCACTCCACCTAGCCGCCGTACTATTAAAACCTCACAAGCTGGGACACTGTATCTTCAAGGACAAAATCAGCACCTGAAAGGCGACTTACAAGCCGCGATCGCATCTTACACTAAAGCATTAAACCTCAACCCTGACTACAGTGCTGCCTACAAAGGACGAGGACTCGCCTATTTTGATACAGGAGACAAGGAAAAAGCGATCGCCGATTATAACGATGCGCTCCGCCTTTCTCCCAACGATGCAGAAGCCTTCAACAGTCGTGGAAACGCCCGCGCCTCCCTTGGAGATAATCGAAATGCGATCGCAGATTATACCCAAGCGATTAAGCTCTCACCCAACTATGCCGAAGCTTATAATAACCGCGCCAACGCCCGTGCAGCCATCGGTGAAAAAGACGGTTCACTTGATGATTACGACCAAGCTATTATCTTAAATCCCAGATATGCGATCGCCTATAATAACCGTGGCAACGCTCGCGCCACCAAGGGAGATAAACAGGGAGCCATATCAGATTACAATGAATCTATACGCCTGAATCCTAATTTTGCACCTGCCTACAATAATCGAGGTAACGCCCGTGCAGCCCAAGGAGATAAACAAGGTGCAATTAAAGATTTAGAACAAGCCGCCGCCATATTGCAACGTCAAGGCAATAACGACTTGTATCAACAAGTAATGAATAATATGCAGGAACTTGGGCAATAGTATACATAAACAAGACAACCACCACCTGTACCTGTTGCGTATATTCAAATTCTGCAAAATTATGGAGTATATAGTTCATCATCTAGGGTAAACTTCAAGGCTCTAGAAATAATCAGGCAATCGTTTAGCTTACCCCAGAACGATGTCTAGTCATACCCTCTAACTATCAGTTCGACTATCAAGTTACCCAAGTTCGGTTATTAGTTTCCTTTTAGAAGGCTGAAAGCCTTAAGGCGACACCCGGATTTGAACCGGGGGATGGAGGTTTTGCAGACCTCTGCCTTACCACTTGGCTATGTCGCCGCATTTACCATTATCTATCATAGCAATGTTTTATCTAAATTGAAAGGCTTTTATGCTGTCATCATCTAAAATACCGAATATTTGTACATTTTAGTGGTTGACAGCTTTACAGCCCACTAATTCATCAGTTAGATTTATTGAGATAAAAAATAAAAACAATTGCTCTTATTAGTAGGGATGATTACAGTAAAATCAAGCCTTTAAATATAAGGTTGCATGATTAGTTTTACTCAGGATGAACTGAGAAAAGCAAAGTCAACAACTTGAAAAACAGACACAAAGACTTGATGTACTATATCTAACTGGATGGTGTAAGGGTGTGGTTTACATGCAGCTATATCTACACCCTTTCCAAATCTGTGACTTTTTGTCTCGCTGTGTCCGTCCTCATACTTCTTTAGCCTAAATATTTGGTTATTTAGGCTTTTTTTGTTGCGAAATAGAAAGAGTATAGTTATACTGCCCCTGAGACCATTCACCGACATATAGTGAGTACTTGCCAGCTTGCCAGTAACCAGATAATTCTGGTTTGCTTTGAGAGTAGCTATCGGCTAACACGCAAAAGCGCCCACTAGGCCCATCGATTAATAGCGTTGGCTGTCCAGGACTGTCAACAGTTAACCGCATATAAGGCATTGACTCGGTAACTTGGATAATTTGATTGGGCGTAGTGGAAATATTGCCGCAGTTACTATGAACAGTCCCACCGGATTTACCACTTAAAACTAGCGGGTCTGATTGTAATTTGGACGAAATGGGAATTGATGGTGTTTCTGCAAAGTTAGGCTGGATAATTCCCATACTCAGTACAACAGCAACGGGAACAAATTTCAATAGTCTCAAAGTGTTCATATTAGTTAATGCTCCCGACTATTTGTAGAGCGATATTGATATAAATAGTCTGAACTAATAGACGATAGCAATCCCTCAGTGTTCCTAAAGCGAAGTATAAAATTTTATTAATGATGCTGCATAACTATATGGCTAAATATAAAAAATAGATGAAGTCGCTGGTTGGGAATAGACAAAAAATTAGCCTTGATGGTAAAAAAATTTAGACTGATATTCTCATCATGCTGATATATAGTTTTCCACAAACACTTCTATTTTCTGCCATTATTCAGCCTTGTAAAAACCATACATTAGTTAAAATCACAAACACAACCGCAAAAAGTTCGGATGTGATTGCTCACCTGTTGAACAAGTGTTTTAGCAGAGGTAGATAAGATTTATGAATCCTCAACCTGAAGAAGATTGGCAGCAACGCCTGCAAAAGCTAGAGGCAGAAATTAATGCTGGGAGTGTAGAACCGGAAAAACCCAAAGAAGCCAGACAGCAATCTCAGTTTAATTTTCTCAACTTTAAACCGTACTTCACTCGTTCGCAACTTTGGTTTCAAAGTTTATCGGGGACGAGGAAATTGGTAGTTGTGGGTGTGACTGTACTATTGGGTTTGGCAGTATTGCAAGCAGTGCTAAAACTTATTACCTCTGCAATTAGTCTGGCAGTGTTGGCTGGGTTAGTGTATCTTGGATACAAATTTTTTGTCGCTGATAGCTTTTCCAATAAGCAATAGCACTCTATATTAATCACGCCATTCATGGCAAAACTATTAAATTTAAAGGGAATTATTCAATGGCGACCCCAATTGTGCGGAGAAATGATAGTCAACCTAGTCAGTCAAAAACACCAACAAAAGTTAATTCACTGCCGTTAGTAACTAGACGCTTGGCGGCTTGGACAGTTGAAATGACACTGGTGGTCGCCAGTGGTTTCATTCCCTTGGGATTGGGAGCTTATGTCAATTCCAGAAGCGATATCAACCGTGTACCACTGAATCCGGTATTAGTTGTCACAGAAAGAGCGATCGCTCGGCCTTTGGCTTTACCTGTCAGCTACGGTATCCGCAATGTCGCTTGGCCGACTAATTATTTATGGATGTTGGCTTTAATTGCACCTGTAACTTTGTCTTGGTGGCAATTATATTTACTGGCAAAAACTGGTAGTACCTTGCCGAAACGGTGGTTTGGTGTGCGGGTTGTGAATGAGCAAGGTAAAGCCCCTGGTTTAGGTGGAGCAACTGCTAGAGAAGGCATTGGTCGTTTATCTATACCAGTTTCTATTGCTTACATACTCTGGCGGTATAGTTTTGCTTTTCCTAATTTGGGACTGTTTACATTTTTGGCAGTGTTGATGGTGTTGGGCGAAAGTATCGCTTTACCATCCCGCCAAGGTCGTCGTGCTTTGCATGATTGGTTAGCTGGTACAGAAGCTATTGACGCAAAACGCCCCAATGGCAGAGGTGCATTAGTCAAAAACAATGAACCAGAAGCCCCAGCAGCCGCAACCGAAGCTACCCTAGCACCAATAACGGCTGGGGAAACCAAATTCCCGACATTGTGGCGGCAAGTACGACAAAATTCCAACTTAA encodes:
- a CDS encoding tetratricopeptide repeat protein, with the translated sequence MKLRLWEQKRVKVRKTLTIVVLTVLSAMTLVSCNRDKSVLVTEIGFTPPSRRTIKTSQAGTLYLQGQNQHLKGDLQAAIASYTKALNLNPDYSAAYKGRGLAYFDTGDKEKAIADYNDALRLSPNDAEAFNSRGNARASLGDNRNAIADYTQAIKLSPNYAEAYNNRANARAAIGEKDGSLDDYDQAIILNPRYAIAYNNRGNARATKGDKQGAISDYNESIRLNPNFAPAYNNRGNARAAQGDKQGAIKDLEQAAAILQRQGNNDLYQQVMNNMQELGQ